From the Hippocampus zosterae strain Florida chromosome 13, ASM2543408v3, whole genome shotgun sequence genome, the window GGAAGAGACGCAGCGACCCCAACTTCAAGAACAGGTTGCGCGAACGTGAGTGTTgcccttcctcttcttcttcatcatcagcgTTCGGTCCCGTCCGCTGCATTTCGGACCGCTTTTATTCGACCGGCAGAGAACCGAGCCGAGGCGGCCTttctcacgtttttcgtctTTCTGTGACGTCATTGTGGGGCCACAAGGAGATGCTCGAGTCTGTCTCATGTCTTCCTTTTTAGGGCGGAGGAAGCAGAAGGTGGCCAAAGAGCGAGCCGGCATGGCCAAGGTGACTTGTCGCGTTTTCTTCTCGGCTCTAAAGGTGAGGCTTGCCTAAAACTTTGGTTTGATCGGCGAGCAGCTCCCGGACCTGAAAGACTCGGAGGCCGTCCAGAAGTTTTTCCTGGAGGAGATCCAGCTGGGGGAGGAGCTTCTGGCCCAAGGTAACAGCGAGGAGCCCCGCGAGAGTTGTGCCAGTCGGGtcgtcccttttttttaatttattttttttgcaggcgaCTACGAGAAGGGCGTGGACCACCTGACCAACGCCATCGCCGTCTGCGGACAGCCTCAGCAGCTCCTGCAGGTCCTCCAGCAGACGCTGCCGCCGCCCGTCTTCCAGATGCTCCTCACCAAGCTGCCCACCATCAGTCAGGTGGGGCCTCGGCCCGCCGCTCCTAattagcagcccccccccccccccttgcggaGTTGCATTTTGAAGCGTGCCGATGCTCGATGGAACGTCTTCTTTTCAAAGCGCGACAAAATTGGcaggcctgaaaaaaaaagtttgaacacgcgcggtgcagcaacacatgtcgaCTAACCGCATCACAATACCTACGCGCATATTTCCTCAATCTTCTgcaaaaaacaataatattggATTAAATTAATATTGTATAAAATATCCTTTTTAATATtggcgtcgcccccccccccaatggccAAGGTAAGCTTACACAAGGAATCCTACTCATTTTTGATGATGCTGCACTTGGCCTTTGGATGACTCTTGACTGATCTTTCTGCTTGTGTGCGTGCCATAGCGTATCGTGAGCGCGCAGAGTCTGAGCGAGGATGACATCGAGTGAAGGTGGCCGTCCTCGTCTTCGTTCCGTGGCGAcgacccaaccccccccccccccccgagctgtCGGGGacgttgttttcttctttctagtTTGTTGTCATCCCGCGGAGCAATCATAAAAGTGGGAACAAACTTGCTCTTTTGTGACGTGATCATTTGTTGatggcgacccccccccccaccacccgcaACCCACCCGTGCTGCGAAACAGCTCCAATAGCATTTGTGTCTTTCAGAGTAAAAAGCTTTTATTCGCACCACTCGACTCCTGTCAAAAGTCAAAGCAGCTGTCGACTCAGCTGCTGTGAAATCGTCCCTCGAACGTTTTCGGAGCGGCGATTGAGTctttcgagggggggggggggttgaacctTGGGGTTTAGTCAGAGTCGGGCGATGGGGCGTAATCCGAGTCGCCGGAGTCCCAATCCGAGTCGGGCGCCGCCCCCGCCTTGGGGACGGCCTGCCGGCAAGTACGACTTTATTTCCAAATGTCTGgatgaaagctttttttgtttggggggtggACGTGCGGGTACCTGCTCGCTTTGGGTGTCGGTATTGTTGATGGTGAAGGGGATTCTTCCTGCGGAGCACATGAGCAGGAAGCACAATGATGGCCTTTTATCAagggacaacccccccccccctccctcatctGAGGCGCAGTCGTCCATCTCGGTTGTCCAGCAGGCCGTGATGTCTGGACATTCGCTTATCGCTCACCTAACATCAtaagccaagaagaagaagggaaaaaaaaatatgtgcgtGACGTCACTAAATGGCGACTCACTCGGAGGAAAGGCCCCCGGCCGAGGACGGTCTCCCCCGGCGGAAGCCGGATGGCATCGCCGCCGTGCATCGTGATCAGCTCGAAGGCCGACATCGGAGGTGCACTGGAAGCCACatgtcatgaaaaataaaataacgaatACAGGCGTTGACCGAAATGCGTCCAGCACCAGCCCCCCACGAACGCGTCATGTGGGCTTGAAAAAAAGTCGGCCGTGCTTACAACGTTGGGCCGTTGGAGTGCCGCCGTCCGTGTGAAAaggcaaaataaaaagtcatctcCTCTTCTTTATTTCACAACCATGAAGCCCGACATGGCGCCGCCCACGGGCGCACTTCCTGGTTGGAGAGCGCATGCGCACAACCGGAAGGCCtcgccgatttttttttttaatttgaaatcgcACTCGTTTCTTTTGAGACGCCACCCGCGTAGATGTTTTTCCATCAAATGCTTGATGTGCGTTTCGTATCGACCGCGACTATTCCGGCATCTTCTCTCTCTTTCGGACGGTCGCACACTGACTCGGTTCTCGCGTCGCTTTTATTCTGAAGTCGGCAAGCGGAAGCGGCGGTGCTCGCTCGGGCGCGCTTGACTCGCCTCCCTCAGCCTCCTCACGATCCCGCAGGAtaaccacccccctccccatcccccaCCCTGCGCGAAAATGGACGATGTCCCGGCGCTGGTTCACATCTCCATCTCGTTGTGGATCCAACCCAACGACGGTGACGTTTTCTTCAAGGTGGACGGAAGCCGCTTCGGGCAAACCCGAACCATCAAGCTGCTCACGGGCTCCAAGTACAAAATCCAAGTGCTCGTCAAGCCCGGCGCCGTCGAGGCCACGTAAGGAAAGCCGAGACGACGCAATGCGCCGCGTATCGAAACGCGCTCCGTATCCACCTGACGCCGGAATGGCTCCGAGCGGCCGGACGTaattttctcccccctccccccttttgcGTCACCATATCAAACAGAACTActgtcaaacctcggttttggaACGTCTCCCTTCTCGACCAAATTTTAGGAGCATGAACATCGGCGGCGTGGTGTTCCCTCTGGAGGAGCAGTCGCGAGACGCCGATCACGTCGTCTATCACGGACGCTACGACACCGAGGGCGTCCCGCACACCAAGAGCGGCGACCGGCAGCCCGTGCAAGTCAGCATACAGGTCAGCAAACGATGCCGCTTGCGACTTGTATTCAACCGAGCGATACATttgggaacccattttttttttgtgcagtttgaGCGCGCGGGCATCTTCGAGACGGTGTGGCAGGCCAAGTACTACAACTACTACAAGCGCGAGCACTGCCACTTTGGGAACAAATTCAGCAGCATCGAGTACGAGTGCAAACCCAACGAGACGCGCACCCTCATGTGGATCAACAAGGAGGCCTTCAACTGAGCACCCGCATTTTCTTCGTCTTCTCTCGCCGGCGGCGGTCGCATCGTCGCACGTTTTGTGTCAGTGTTgagaaaaattgagaaaaaaatggggggggggggtcaggtaccttacggtcgagttttcacgagctctccccgatcagtctttccatcttctgattgtaaacagcccctgcgattggatgcgtatgatgtcttacttgttgcgattggtcgccccgtccaggccaagCCCCTTTCTGCtgttttcatcactagccattgccatccctgtgttgttgttgttgctggtggtggtggtggtggggaatgccctttgtttggctttcatgttgttttccttccttgattaaaaaaaaaaagaaagggggggggcagcagaATAAAGCGCCCGCTCACTCGTTGGCTCTTCTGTCCTGGAATGAAACGTGGGAAGGGGGGATTGTCCAGTTTTCTTCCTTCTTGGTCAGACCACTCCATAGCAGACAATATTTGGATCATAATAACCAAGAGctcatctgcccccccccccccccccacgtctcCGAGTCCCGTTCTCACGTCTGGGCCGTGTTTTCATGGATGGCAATTTTGCGCGGATACGTGGAAATTcgacgttttatttcttaaattgatcattttattcgctgtgattggtcgccccgtcccggccacgcccctttccactTTTGTCATCActtagccattgccatccctgtgtTTCTCGCTGGAAAGACAAGAATTGACAGCGCCGGgggtttattctttgttttgcgTTTTCAAGGGTAAATTCATGATATGGAACACGCATGTGGAAGGGTGaaaactgcgtgtgtgtgtgtgtgtgttgtcacggCGTAAagtatttgaaaagaaatattttaaaagccTCTACTTGGCAGCAATTCACCCCCACCCTCTGAAAACATATCACCCGCGACAAATGAGGGACCACTTCATTTTTTCAGTCGTGTCGAGCAGGCCCGGGTGCTGAGCGCAGTTGGAGGCGTGGCTCACAATGGGGTGGAGCTAAAGCATGGACTCCGCCCACAGGGCTTCCAAacgccttttcttcttcctatttttttttattgttattttttgttgaacTATTTCATCGGCTGCTTCGTTGATGTGCCGTCTTATGACGTCACGCTTACTTTATAAACACATTTGAACACCGATTCCGTCGCGTCGACGAATGAGCGAGGCCTTTCCGTCCCCTCCCGCCGCCGAATCGAGGCTTCCCGGAGCGCCgaggccccgccccccctgCCGCACTGCCGCTGGTTCCCCGTCGGCTGCCGGTCGCTCTCGCCCAGTCCTCCGTTAGCGCCGCCGGCTCGGCTGTCTCTTCGACGCGCGAGTACGTCAGCACGAGCACCCGATCGTCGGCCAAACTCTCCGCTCGACAGGCAACATGGTAAGTTCTCGAAGACGCATCGCCTCGTTTGGTGGGCGAGAGCCTGGCGACGTTTGCGAGCTAACGTTAGCCGCCGTCCGAATCGCATCGATGGGGCCTTCGACGTCTGGCACTCGTGACGACGCGACGGCCCGCCAGAACGCTTGGATGGTTTTATTGCGTGCGTTATTTTATTAGGGGGGGTGCGCACTTTGCCGACCCGAACATTGCAACGCGCTTGGCGGCGTTCGATGCGCCTTGGAATCGGCATTCGCTGGGCTGCTCTCGTCGATGCTACGAGCTTAGCCGCCTTAGCTACGGCGAAGGGAAGTGGCCCGGGTCGGCGGGGAAAAGCgctaccaaaataaaagctgatCAAAATGCCGTGAAATGGACGCGACCGACAACTCGCAAAGCTGTCGCGGAATATGAATCTTGGCGTgggcaaatcaaatgaaatcgcTTCCAAAATATGTGAGCCGTAACCACGTCTACTCCGTTCGttgcattaagataagataagatatcctttatcccacaatggggaaattgacTTGTTTCCTCAAAAACTAAACAGAATTCAAGAGAATTGAATACGTATTGGTAACGGAACATTGGCCTGTTTTTGAGTTACTGTTcattttcgccccccccccctcttaaaaaaaagaatgaatgttATCCTTGCGTCCAATGAAAAAAACGGTCATTCGAGGATAAGATGAAGGCCCGAAAGACTGTGAatgttgtcgttttgttttccagGGAAACGAGGCAAGTTACGCTCTGGACATGTGCTCCCACTGTAAGTATGACATCGTTGCGGCCAAGGCCGCGCCCCGCCCCTCGAACTTTTGGCTCTCTTGTAAGGACCgcgtgaaaaaaatgttgtgcggGCCTCGAAACCGCTTGGCGTTGCGCCGCGCTTGCTAAAGGGCAACGCCCCCAAACTGAATTGCAAAAAAggcgtttcaaaacgtctttgggagcgaaggAGCTTTTTCGTttcccacccttcactgattggccgacttgtttgccgcatgcctgtcagccacttccgccttttcactatataaacggcgtgtcggctgtcGGTCAGGTtctggaactcggcgcatacacaaggcgctccgcatcataaggcgtcctgtccattttggagaaaatggaagacttttaatggcgcctcatagtcgtgaaaatacggtattttttggggggggggggcgggggggttaaactcattcagtagcagccaatacTAGAGCGAGTCAGAAAAGAGGTTTGAAAACGGATTAGGCCCGCCCTCCCCTCTTGGAGATTAGCGCCGGCGCCGAGTCAGCTCTTTAGCGAGGCGCCATGGCCGCAGCCCGCCGTCAGTCGGGTGAGTTTGCGGCTCATCGGGTCTCTCTCGTCTGTCCGTCAACGTCTTCGCCGCCGGCCGGGTCAGTCGACGCCGACGAGATAAAGCGTCTGGGCAAGCGCTTCAAGAAACTGGACCTGGACAACTCGGGCTCTCTGAGCGTGGAGGAGTTCATGTCGCTGCCCGAGTTGCAGCAGAACCCTCTGGTGCAGCGCGTCATCGACATCTTTGACACCGACGGCAACGGGGAGGTGGACTTCAAAGGTGGGGAGCCGCCCGAGGGGGGGTCAGGGTGGGGGTCGTCGTCGTCCACtaacttttgatttttttttgttcagaattCATCGAGGGCGTCTCTCAGTTCAGCGTCAAAGGAGACAAGGAGCAAAAGCTACGATGTGAGTCGACTCAGATGATCCAAAGTCCGAGGCGATCTTTCAGGGGGGATGGCCCTGTCCcttcccgcttttttttttcatcactatccattgccatccctgttctttttttcttttttttttgcagtcgcCTTCCGCATCTACGACATG encodes:
- the LOC127613092 gene encoding mitochondrial import receptor subunit TOM20 homolog gives rise to the protein MMVGKTSAIAAGVCGALFVGYCLYFDRKRRSDPNFKNRLRERRRKQKVAKERAGMAKLPDLKDSEAVQKFFLEEIQLGEELLAQGDYEKGVDHLTNAIAVCGQPQQLLQVLQQTLPPPVFQMLLTKLPTISQRIVSAQSLSEDDIE
- the cnrip1a gene encoding CB1 cannabinoid receptor-interacting protein 1a; the encoded protein is MDDVPALVHISISLWIQPNDGDVFFKVDGSRFGQTRTIKLLTGSKYKIQVLVKPGAVEATSMNIGGVVFPLEEQSRDADHVVYHGRYDTEGVPHTKSGDRQPVQVSIQFERAGIFETVWQAKYYNYYKREHCHFGNKFSSIEYECKPNETRTLMWINKEAFN
- the ppp3r1b gene encoding calcineurin subunit B type 1b; this translates as MGNEASYALDMCSHFDADEIKRLGKRFKKLDLDNSGSLSVEEFMSLPELQQNPLVQRVIDIFDTDGNGEVDFKEFIEGVSQFSVKGDKEQKLRFAFRIYDMDKDGYISNGELFQVLKMMVGNNLKDTQLQQIVDKTIINADKDGDGRISFEEFCAVVGGLDIHKKMVVDV